AAAGTCATCAAAGTCGAGTTTAGATGGAAACGTTGCAGATGCCGAGTTTTGCAGCTTTGAATTTCTACTCAGAGAAGACATGTCGCTGATATCACTATTTAGGCAGCCAGATGCAAGGCAACTAGATTCCTGAGTACCAGCAAGGATCGGATCAAAACAAATAAAAGATAGTTCCGAGCAAGACACTCTCCTCTCTTTTACACGCATGTGagcagaaaaaataaaagaatagaGTCCACGAGATGCCAACCTTATTACAGTTTCCAGCTTCATTATTTGAAGAATTGTTTCTagcttgttcttttctccctcgagttttctttttattttttgtttctctCACTCCCTTTGagtctgcaaaaaaaaaaaaaggtaccaTGAGACAATTAAAAGAAGGAACTTATCAGACACAGAATCAAGACCAAGGTTCTCAAAACAATAATGTTGGTTAAAAATCATCAAATGTCAGGCGCTTGTAGAAATGAGAAGTATACAGTTCTCCGTTGACTGAAAAGCTAACCTGTGCATGTGCATGTACTAATGAAAAAGTTAAATCCTTCAGACGAAGCTAGATTACAGTATTATGAGGTCCAGTAACAATACAGACTACAAATATGATGAATATGCAGCAATTTATTTTTTCTGATTATGCAGATATGCAGCAATATGTTTACTTATCGGAAAAAAAATTTATGCAGCAAAGAATTCATCGAAAGCACAAGAATGACGCATGCCCGTGACCATAGCTTGGGCAAACTAAAGATACAAACTATGACACACAACTCCATTGATAAAGTTGTGTGCACTGCAAAATATGCTCTTAACGTTTCCATCAAGAAAGCATCCACAATACAGAACCGGAGAAATAATGATATAGTCAAAAGAATTCACACCCAAAAGGTGACTAAAGATAGAAGTCGACAAACAATGATACATAGCGATGCAATACAACTTCATCTAGTCATTGGCAATATATGGAAATTAACGTACGCAAATAGCTAAATTATATTACTTATATAACATGTAGAAATTAGAGCAACTCTACACCACAACGGAGGGTGTCAATGAAGTTCATCAATATACCTCCATCTCCACCATTTATGAATGACAAAAGATCATCAACGGATCTTTCATCTACAACTTGCTGTTCTTCCACCTCAACATTCTGGAAAATGTAAATGAAGAGCAGTTCCCCATTAATGAATTGATGCAAAACAATAGTTGATGCATATACAATCATGCAATAATTAGCGTCAACTTAAGTAACCACAATTAAAGATTCAAACAAGAGCTAAATGTCAAAGCACCTTTAGTTTCTTTCTCTCattcaattcttttcttttttttgcatAGAGTCGATTTAGAAGGCGGATACGTGGATCATCCGTCATATTTCTCAAAGGCTCCAACTTCTCCTCCTGACGAAATACCACTTCCATGTAAGAATAGAAACAATATGGAAGTAGCTAGCTATCAAAGTTTTATGCTAGCGAGACAGACCTCTGTTAGATCATCAGGCAAATGGAAAGTTTCACGTATTTCTTCGGGAGTTTTGCCTTCAATCACCCTAGCAAGTGCACGGCTTGTAAGGTCAACCACAGGCTTTAGTTGAAGGCTGTCAGCAGCAGAAGCCAATTCACATAACTTCTGGGTATCTAACCGGATGTACTTCTCATCAAAAATCTTGCGCTCCTAGATACATAAAAGACAACTGTTGCACTTAGTGGAAAGCAAATGCTTGAACATCCTATTACATAAAACCTACACATAACATACTGAGCTCTGATTTTCCTTCATTGTGGGGAGAGGACATGCATTGTTAACAAGGAAGCAAGAAATAGACCTTATTAGAACGGCCAGCAACTTGATGGAACCGACAAAAATCCAGTATTAACCCTAAGACAGCAGCATTGACTCGTTCAGGAAGTACAACTGCATTATTTTTCGAGGATCCCGTGCTGTTTTGAGCTACTTCCCTGCATATCACAGGGCAATACATGGCAACCTCTTGCTCCACTTGTTGGATTGAACCATCAGCTGTTTGGAGCCAGATGTATGACTTCATCTGTACGGAAGAACCGCAAAGCAAATTAGCAAGAGTAATTTGGAAAAGGTCACTTGATTGGAACATATAATATGGGGAGCAGTGGAAATACACTAAAAATCTATGCCCAAAACTTGGACAGTGACAGAGGATGTCACACGACTTTCCCATGCAAAAAGTATCCAGAAGAAATAACAGTGTCTTTAAATAATAACACTTAATGGCAACTAAAATTATGCCACCAGTGCCTGCATTAGAGCTGCCCATTATCAGTTCTCCAACTGGATCAACGCTTACAACATTTCAGCGCAATGATCTATACAACATATCTTGTGTGGTGATGCAACATGGCATCATTAAACTAAGAAACACCTAACTCTTCCATGCAGTATCCATCTTTAAATCTAAAATATGTCTAAAAAAAAGTCTATCAGCAGAGCCAGTTCATCTTAACACAAAAAAACTGCTATTCCCAAATCGTGGCATCTCATAATACCTAGTGAATGCAACTCACAGCCTGAAAGAGCAACTGATACAAGACAGCCTTTAAACGGAATGGGATTGATTGAGCATAAAAGGAATAAAAATTAAAAGAGTGTCCAAAATTCACATAGATCATAACGGCGACATGAGCTCATACCTCATGGTCTCTCATACTTCTATTACTAGATAAATAAATACAGCCAAGTGTCGTTTGAACATAAAAATTTATGGTCGCTCATACCTCTGGTTTGACGATCGCCATAGGACCTCCCGACATGAGCTGCCCGATCCGAGCAAAACTGTTTATAGGCCTTCTCAGAACTAATGCAAGAATAAAGGTAAAATCTAAAAAGTGTAAATGAAGTGAATAAGACAGAAACTTTATTCATTCAGAAGACGAGCATAAGTAACAGACAGCAAAACCTTCGTAAGTAAACTTTTCCGAATTCCAATAAGACATGCACCTCCAAGGAGATGGTTTCATTAGTTCCGCTCAAAATAAAAAAACGCAGCAAATTGATCAAGTTACATTAATTAACCCCCCCACCCTCCCCCACAAAACCCCATATATGAATCTAAATAGGAGGTCAGTGGTTCATTTGCATTTTGTTGCCTATGTGAACATCCAATTAAGGGTCTTACTTCTATCTTTACTTGCTTTTCTTACTTCATTTATAATTTCTTCACAGTCCTGCGACATCATCCCCTAGAATTCATTCCCATAGGACAATAACAAGTTCCAAACCTCACTGCCACCACCTGTCTCTTCCTCCCCCCTccccaaaaaaaagaaggggcAAAACTAAGAAgtagaaaaggaaaaacaataaaCAATCCCCACAAAACCCACTAGGTGATTTCTGATTTCTTTCCATCTACCTCAGCTTGGTGGACAGAGTTACCCGGTACCTGTGCCAGCGGGAGGTAGCAGGTACCCGGCAGAGTAGACGAGGTGCGAGCAAGCTGGCCTGGAGACCACCGTCATAAAAAATTAAACAATCCCCAGAAATGAAAATTTGACAGAGAAGTATCAAAAAACTTCAATTTTCACCTCAATAGCTACCAAATGAATAAACCCGTCAACATTTTCTCCATTTAACCCCAATGAATATTCACCAATTGGAAAACCATATAAAGCAACTCGATTTTTACACGAAATTAAAACCAAGAAACCAATAAAGAACCAATCTTTACTTTACAAAGAGGTAGTTATCAACAATTAACATAGGTAATTAAATTCTTCTTCTCTAACAGAAGTAATTAAACCCAAAATCAAAAAGTGAAAACGAAAATGAAAGGATACCTGAGGAAACAATGCAACGCCGCAGAAATAAGAGATGGAGAATACAAAACCCCAGAGGAATATATAGGGTTTTCAGCTAGGAAGAAAGggaattttattctttttttggctcgtttagggttttttgttttttttttattcttccaCGATAGGAGGAAGAGCAGTTTCTGtaaatgtatgtatgtatatatatctgGTTTGTGTTTGTTGTAAGAGAGAGGTGTTATTGGCACGTGAGTGTCAATGGTAGTTTACCAGGTTTAGGGCTCTCTATCTCAACGGCAATGGTGGCTGCTGGATTTAGGAGGGAGCTACTAACCTCTTTTACTGCCAAATATTATATCAATTTATTTAGTTTTTCCATTTGTTGTTTGTCCGCATTGGCACTTTAACTGCTATTAAAGAAAATTTCTATACATCTCATCACAATTTTTATTATATtagaatttttcttttatttttgcttatcatattattt
This sequence is a window from Nicotiana sylvestris chromosome 3, ASM39365v2, whole genome shotgun sequence. Protein-coding genes within it:
- the LOC104232623 gene encoding SKP1-like protein 21 isoform X1, translated to MSGGPMAIVKPEMKSYIWLQTADGSIQQVEQEVAMYCPVICREVAQNSTGSSKNNAVVLPERVNAAVLGLILDFCRFHQVAGRSNKERKIFDEKYIRLDTQKLCELASAADSLQLKPVVDLTSRALARVIEGKTPEEIRETFHLPDDLTEEEKLEPLRNMTDDPRIRLLNRLYAKKRKELNERKKLKNVEVEEQQVVDERSVDDLLSFINGGDGDSKGVRETKNKKKTRGRKEQARNNSSNNEAGNCNKESSCLASGCLNSDISDMSSLSRNSKLQNSASATFPSKLDFDDFDMDDELDPVMQEKIDREVEDFARRLNCDWPEILSLAPERRLGPISMNGNGSLKRCTAGVDRG
- the LOC104232623 gene encoding SKP1-like protein 21 isoform X2, with translation MSGGPMAIVKPEMKSYIWLQTADGSIQQVEQEVAMYCPVICREVAQNSTGSSKNNAVVLPERVNAAVLGLILDFCRFHQVAGRSNKERKIFDEKYIRLDTQKLCELASAADSLQLKPVVDLTSRALARVIEGKTPEEIRETFHLPDDLTEEEKLEPLRNMTDDPRIRLLNRLYAKKRKELNERKKLKNVEVEEQQVVDERSVDDLLSFINGGDGDSKGVRETKNKKKTRGRKEQARNNSSNNEAGNCNKESSCLASGCLNSDISDMSSLSRNSKLQNSASATFPSKLDFDDFDMDDELDPVMQEKIDREVEDFARRLNCDWPEILSLAPERRLGPISMNGNGSLKRCTGVDRG